The following nucleotide sequence is from Dehalogenimonas formicexedens.
AGCCGGGATACGGCCAGTTTGACGATATTCTTGGATAATTCCATGTTCGACCGCAAGGTGGCGATTATCATGTCCACGGTGACCGGCGTCTCTTCCTCATGCCAGGAGTCATAATCGGTGGAACAGGCGATGATGCCGTAGCAGATCTCCGCTTCCCGGGCCAGCTTGGCTTCCGGTAATGCCGTCATACCTATGACGTCGGCGCCCCAGCTCTTGTGCAGCCGTGATTCGGCGCGGGTGGAGAATGCCGGCCCCTCCATCACCACGTAAGTGCCCCCCTCGTGCACTGTCGCCCCGGTTTCCTTAGCGCAGTGGAAGAGGAGTTTTCTCATTTCCTGACAAAACGGCTCGGCGAAACCGATGTGGGCGACGACCCCCTCTCCGAAGAAGGTGTTGGCCCGCTGGCTGGTGCGGTCGATCAGCTGGTCGGGGATCAGCAGGTGCCCGGGGGCGACCGACTTTTTGAAGCTGCCGACGGAATTGATGGCGATGATGTGCTCCACGCCCAGCGATTTCAACGCCCAGATGTTGGCCCGCACCGGGATCTCGGTGGGCATGATGCGGTGGCCGCGGCCGTGGCGCGGCAGGAAGGCGACCCGGACGCCCTCGAGCGTGCCGGTGACAATCGTGTCGCTGGGCTTGCCGTACGGGGTGTCGACGCCAATTTCCTTGATGTCGGTGAGACCCTCCACGTTATAGAGCCCGGTGCCGCCGATGACGGCCACTTTCGCGGTATCGGCCATGTCAGCAGTCCTTTCCTTTTATGTCTTTGCGAGGTCCCGACGAAATCGGGACCGTGGCAATCTCCTGCGATTTGTTCACCCGACAACAAAACATCCAAATTTAGCAGTTCAGCTTCAGGATTTTAAGATTCCGTTCTCAGTGATGAATCCTGTAATGTAGTTTGCCGGAGTCACATCGAACGCCGGGTTGCACACCTCGATGCCTTCAGGCGCTGTCCGTTTGCCGTAAAGGTGGGTGACCTCGTCCGGCGAACGTTCCTCGATCACAATTTCATCGCCCGTGGCGATCCGCTGATCGAAGGTTGTCGACGGCGCGGCGATGTAGAAGGGGATGCCGTTCTCATGGGCCAGGACGGCGATGGAATAAGTGCCGATCTTGTTGGCGGTATCGCCGTTTCGGGCAATTCTGTCGGCGCCGACCACGACCATGTCCACCCTGGCCCCTTTCATGAAATGCCCCGCCATGGAGTCTGTAATGAGCCGGAAGGGCACATGTTCGCGCCTGAGTTCCCAGGCGGTGAGGCGCGCGCCCTGGCACAGCGGGCGGGTTTCCGTCGCCAGTACCTCGATCTTCTTACCCTGTCGGAAAGCCTCGATAATAACTCCAAGGGCGGTACCGCTTCCCGTAGTGGCCAGCGGGCCGGTGTTGCAGTGGGTGAGAATGGTGTCGCCATCCCTGATCAGTGCCGCCCCGTTCTGGGCTATCAGTCGTGTGGACTCGATCTCGGCGTCGTGGATCTTCTCTGCTTCCGCAGCCAGCCTATCCTTGGCTGAAATGACGTCCGGAGCTCTGCCCACGATGTCGTCCATCCGCTCTACGGCCATGAACAGGTTGCGGGCGGTGGGACGGGTGGCCGCTATCTCCGCCGAGACATTTTTATACGCCTTTCGGAATTCCTCAAGATCCTGGGTTTCGATCTGCTGGGCGCCGAGGGCGATGCCGTAGGCCGCCGCCACCCCTATAGACGGCGCGCCCCGGACCTTGAGGCTTTTAATGGCTTCCGCTACCTGGTGCACGTCGGCCAGTTCCAGGTAGATCTCGTGTTGCGGCAGCCGCGTCTGATCGATGATCATCAGGCGGTCGCCAAGCCACTCCACGGGTTTGATCGAACTCAAAGTCAGCCCCCGGAACGCGTAATGATCAATTATAGCAGACCGGAACGACGATTTGGGGAATTATTTGGCGGATCAGAAGGAAGGGAAAAGCCGGTCGGGGGCTTGCCCGGAGGAAGGCGATGGCTCTATCTCGCCGACGTAGCTCTGGGTGATGGTAGAAAGGAGAACCGTACCGTCTATGGCGTACCTGGCGAATATGTCCTTGAGGCTTTGGATGAAATCGTTGTAGTTTTCATCTCCCCTGTTCGGAGCGTACGATGTCGAAAGGGAATAGCCGAGGAGCGTTTCGAGGTCGATACGGCGATCGTTGGGGAAGGCACGGTAGTCGTACTTGCCGCCTTTGAAGAACATGCGGTAAGCCAGTGTTTCACTCGAACCGCCGCCGGAGCCGATGTAGTCGAGGCAGAATTGCTTTACGATTTTCTCGTACTCTTTTCCGAAAGGCGTGCTGATGTCCCGGACATTCCACACCAGGGCTGTCTTGCCACCCGGTCTCAGGATGCGACTGAACTCCTTTCGGGCTTCATCGATCTTGAACCAGTGAAAAGCCTGGGCGGCGGTGATGAAATCCACGCTGGCATCGGGGAGGGTAGTGGCCTCGGCGCAGCCGTTGACCACGGCGACATTGCCGGCGTCCTTGCAGTACTCCTGGGCGGCCAGTCGCATCTGGTGGTTGGGTTCAACGGCGAACACCCTTTTGACCCTACGGGCGAGGAGTTTCGACAAGATCCCGGTACCGGCGCCGATGTCAGCGACAACTGAATTTTCTTTGAAGCCAACTTCCGTCGCCAGGTACCCCAAGTAGGCTTCCGGGTACGACGGCCGGTATTTTACATAATACGCGAC
It contains:
- the mtnP gene encoding S-methyl-5'-thioadenosine phosphorylase; this encodes MADTAKVAVIGGTGLYNVEGLTDIKEIGVDTPYGKPSDTIVTGTLEGVRVAFLPRHGRGHRIMPTEIPVRANIWALKSLGVEHIIAINSVGSFKKSVAPGHLLIPDQLIDRTSQRANTFFGEGVVAHIGFAEPFCQEMRKLLFHCAKETGATVHEGGTYVVMEGPAFSTRAESRLHKSWGADVIGMTALPEAKLAREAEICYGIIACSTDYDSWHEEETPVTVDMIIATLRSNMELSKNIVKLAVSRLPELRKCACSTALQNAIVTDPKSISADRKEHLELIIGKYIK
- the mtnA gene encoding S-methyl-5-thioribose-1-phosphate isomerase; amino-acid sequence: MKPVEWLGDRLMIIDQTRLPQHEIYLELADVHQVAEAIKSLKVRGAPSIGVAAAYGIALGAQQIETQDLEEFRKAYKNVSAEIAATRPTARNLFMAVERMDDIVGRAPDVISAKDRLAAEAEKIHDAEIESTRLIAQNGAALIRDGDTILTHCNTGPLATTGSGTALGVIIEAFRQGKKIEVLATETRPLCQGARLTAWELRREHVPFRLITDSMAGHFMKGARVDMVVVGADRIARNGDTANKIGTYSIAVLAHENGIPFYIAAPSTTFDQRIATGDEIVIEERSPDEVTHLYGKRTAPEGIEVCNPAFDVTPANYITGFITENGILKS
- a CDS encoding class I SAM-dependent methyltransferase, with amino-acid sequence MNNSERFTNRVAYYVKYRPSYPEAYLGYLATEVGFKENSVVADIGAGTGILSKLLARRVKRVFAVEPNHQMRLAAQEYCKDAGNVAVVNGCAEATTLPDASVDFITAAQAFHWFKIDEARKEFSRILRPGGKTALVWNVRDISTPFGKEYEKIVKQFCLDYIGSGGGSSETLAYRMFFKGGKYDYRAFPNDRRIDLETLLGYSLSTSYAPNRGDENYNDFIQSLKDIFARYAIDGTVLLSTITQSYVGEIEPSPSSGQAPDRLFPSF